A region from the Hippopotamus amphibius kiboko isolate mHipAmp2 chromosome 15, mHipAmp2.hap2, whole genome shotgun sequence genome encodes:
- the LOC130836805 gene encoding olfactory receptor 7A17-like yields the protein MFGLFLSMYLITVFGNLLIILAVNLDPHLHTPMYFFLSHLSFVDICFTSTTIPKMLKNIQTENKVITYEGCIIQMYFFMLFAGLDVFLLTVMAYDRFVAICHPLHYTVVMNTRLCGLLVLVSWMMSALNSLTQSLMVLWLFFCTDLEIPHFFCELNQMVRLACSNTFLNDIFMYFAAAVLDGVSLTGILYSYSKIASAIRGISSSQGKYKAFSTCASHLSVVSLFYCTGLGVYLSSAATHSSHSSAVASVMYTVVTPMLNPFIYSLRNKDINRALKRITGMTVI from the coding sequence ATGTTTGGTCTTTTTCTCTCCATGTACCTGATAactgtgtttggaaacctgctGATCATCCTGGCTGTCAATCTAGACCCCCATCTCCACACAccaatgtacttcttcctctcgcATCTGTCCTTTGTGGACATTTGTTTCACCTCTACCACCATCCCCAAAATGCTGAAGAATATACAAACAGAGAACAAAGTAATAACCTATGAAGGCTGCATTATccagatgtatttttttatgCTGTTTGCAGGGCTGGACGTCTTTCTGCTGAccgtgatggcctatgaccgatttgtggccatctgtcaccccctACACTACACAGTCGTCATGAACACCCGGCTCTGTGGACTGCTGGTTCTGGTGTCCTGGATGATGAGTGCCCTGAATTCCTTGACCCAAAGCTTAATGGTTTTGTGGCTGTTCTTCTGTACAGACTTGgaaatcccccactttttctgtgaactcaatCAGATGGTCCGACTTGCCTGTTCTAACACGTTTCTTAATGACATATTCATGTATTTTGCAGCTGCGGTGTTAGATGGTGTTTCCCTCACTGGGATTCTTTACTCTTACTCTAAGATAGCTTCTGCCATACGTGGAATCTCATCATCTCAagggaagtataaagcattttccacctgtgcatctcacctttcagttgtctccttattttattgtacaggCTTAGGAGTGTATCTTAGCTCTGCTGCTACccacagctcacactcaagtGCAGTCGCCTCcgtgatgtacactgtggtcacacccatgctgaaccccttcatctacagtctgaggaacaaaGACATAAACAGGGCTCTGAAAAGAATCACTGGGATGACAGTTATATAA